TTGGAGATCGGGGCGTTCAACGAGCTGTGGGAGGCGATCCATCTGGGGCCGGACAACGCGGTGCGGGCGTTTGAGGCGCTGGGAGGCAAGGGGCTGATGATGCCGATCCACTGGGGGTTGTTCGATCTGGCAATGCATTCGTGGCGGCAGCCGATTGAGCGGATGTTGGAGTTGGCGAATGAGAAGAGTGTCAGGCTCTGGGCTCCGGAGCCGGGGTATCCGACGGAGGTCGTGAAAGGGGTTGAAGTGAGGTCGGATTGGTGGCGGTAATGCAGGGACCAGAGCGTGGGAAATAGAAATAGCAGGCAATGCGAGGCAACGCCGAGGGTGGAAGATGGAGTGTGGGGTATGATTCTGCCGTCGTGCAAAGGAGACAGGAATGCGCATCGGAATATTGACTGGCGGCGGCGATTGCCCGGGATTGAATGCGGTCATTCGCGCCGTGGTTCGCAAGGGAATCTATCACTACAGGGATGAGTTTGTCGGGTTCATGGAGGGCTGGCGCGGGGTTATCGACGATGTGACCATGCCGCTGACGCTGGAGACGACGTCGGGAATTCTGCAGAAGGGTGGGACGATTCTGCGGTCTTCGCGGACGAACGTGAAGAAGATCCCGGGCGGCCTTGAGAAGTGTCTTGAGGTGATCGGCAGGCACAAGCTGGATGCGCTGATTGCGCTGGGCGGTGACGATACGCAGTCGATCAGCCTTGCGCTGAGCGAAAAGGGGGTGAAGTGCGTCGGAGTTCCGAAGACGATCGATAACGACTTGAGCGGCACGGATGCCTGCTTCGGGTTTGATACGGCTGTGACGATTGCGACCGAGGCTGTGGACCGGCTGCACTCGACCGCGGAAGCGCACAACCGCGTGCTGGTGTGCGAGGTGATGGGCCGCGACGCGGGATGGATTTCGATTACGGCTGGGATTGCGGGAGGGGCTGATGCGATTCTGGTTCCAGAGGTTCCGATCGACATCGAAGAGGTCTGCCGGCTGCTGAAGTATCGGCACGATCACGGGAAGAAGTTCGGAATCGTCGTAGTGGCCGAGGGAGCGATGTTTCCCGAGGGCGAGCAGGCGACCCAGGGGAAGAGCGTGGACTCGTTCGGCCACGTGCGGTTGAGCGGGATCGGGCAGGCTCTGGCCGAGGAGATCGAGAAGCGGACCAAGTTTGAGACGCGCAGCGTGAATCTGGGGCATACCCAGCGTGGCGGGACGCCTTCGGCTTACGACAGGGTGCTGGCTTCGAGGTATGGCGTGAAGGCAATCGATCTTGTTCACGAGGGGAAGTTTGGGAGGCTGGTGGTGCTGAAGGGGACGGAGATCTCGGATATTCCATTGGCCGATGCGATTGCGAAAACCCGGACCGTCGGGCAGGATCTCCTGGACGTGATGGCCAGCCTGCAGCCTCCGAAGAGCGCTTCGTGAGCTATGTTTAGCGGTTGGTTATCAGTTATTTACTGGTAAATAGCCTAGATTTCCTATTGAACGGGCGGAGAAAAGGGAATACAAAGAGTGTGCCGGGTTTGGTAGGCTCTTCCCGGTTTTTCGCCCGTTTCTTTCTTTGGATCAGGAGATCATTCCGATGGCTGGCATGACGCAGGCTGCAGCTCGCGAGGTGATGGATATCCGGCAGGCGTCGGAGTATCTGGGCATCAGCGGCGATACGCTGTACCGCTATGCGTCGGAGGGATTCATCCCGGCGTTCAAGCTGGGGAACCGCTGGCGGTTCAAGAAGTCGCTGCTGGACGCGTGGATGGATGAGAAGAGTGGAGTGAAGCCACAGGCTCCGGCGGTGGTGGCCCCGAAGCAGAAGAAGCCGGCTGGACGGGCTCGCTGAACGATTTAGTTGATGCCGTATGGGCTCGGCCGAATCAAATGAATCATGAAAGTGATTATTCGTTGCTCCTGGGCGGAGAGTGATCCGCTGCTCCGGTCGTATCACGACGAAGAATGGGGAGTTCCCGAGTACGACAGCCGTTCCCTATGGGAGAAGCTGATGCTGGATGGATTTCAGGCGGGCTTGTCCTGGTTGACGATCCTGCGTAAGCGTGAGGCCTTTCGTGAGGCGTTTCACGGATTCGACCCTGAAGCTGTTGCCCGAATGAGCGAGGCCGATGTGAAGCGGCTTCTGGCCGATTCCGGGATTGTTCGGTCGCGAGCGAAGATCGAGGCTACCATCGGCGGGGCTCGCGCCTACCTGAAGATGCGGGATGAGGGCGAGGACTTCTCGGTTTTTGTGTGGGGCATGGCGGGTGGAAAACCGATTCGGAACAAAACGGGTATCGTTCATGCGAAGACGCCGCTCTCGGAGGAGATGTCGAAGGCCTTGAAGAAGAGAGGATTCAAGTTTGTCGGGCCCGTGATCGTCCACGCGTGGATGCAGGCTACGGGCGTCGTTGACGATCATTCTCCTAAATGCTTCCGCAGACATCAGGCTTAGAGAATGTTCAGGCCGGTTGCAGGGTGAGGACTGTGACTTCGGGTGGGCAGTTGAGGCGGAAGGGCAGACCTACGGTGCCGAGGCCGCGGTTGACGTAGAGCTGCATCTGGTTGAAGCGGAAGTGGCCCTCGACGTACTTCTGGCCCATAGGTGGAAGGATAAGCGCACCGGCGAAGGGGAGACGGATCTGGCCGCCGTGGGAGTGTCCGGCGAGCATGAGATCGACGAGCGGGCCGCGCGGGTGCTCGACGACTGTGTCGGCGTAGTCGGGCTCATGGGCCATGAGGATGACGGGGCCGTCGGGCTTCGCGGGAACAGTGAGATCGAGATCGGGGTGGCTCGTGCCGGGGTCTTCGGCTCCGCAGAGCCAGAGACGGGCATCGTTGCGCTCAATAGGGACGTGCTGGTTGACGAGGACAGGGATACGGAAGCTGCCGAGAGCGCCGATGACGAGGGAGGCGTCCACAGCGACGTCGTGGTTGCCGAGAACGGCGTAGACCTGGGGGGCGGTAAGGGTGCTGAGGATCTCGGCGCAGCGGTGGGCAGCGTGGCGGGAGCTGAGGAAGGTGAGTGAGCCCCGGGTGATGAAGTCTCCGGTGAGGAGGACGAGGTCGGGTTTGAGAGCGTTGATGTGTTTGACGACGCGCTCGAGGAAGAAGGGCTCGGTGAACTCGTCAAGGTGGATGTCGCTGAGCTGGACGATTCGGAAGTCGTGGAATGGGGCGGGAAGATTGGCGATGGGGATCGTCTGGCGAACAGTGTCCAACTCGTGGCGGGCGATCTCGCCCGAGTACAGCACCATGCCTGCCGCGGCGACGCCGGAGCCGAGGATGAACTGACGACGCGAGAAGAGCGACCGATTGTCGCCTCGGGAACCGGGCATACTTCATGATACCGGGTCGCAGTGATGCGAGGCCAGATTACGCGGTTGGAGTTGAGTAGAATCAGAGAGATGAGTTTCAGCATAAGGAAGAGAAAAGTGGCAGCGGCAGCAAAGGCCGCGGGGGTGGATGGATTGCTGGTTACCCATCTGCCGGATGTGCGGTATTTATCGGGATTTACAGGCTCGAATGCGGCCTTAGTGCTGGCGGGTGAACGGGCTGTGCTGTTCACCGACGGCAGGTACACCGCGCAGGCGAAGGCTGAGGCGGCGGGGACACGGGTGGTGATTG
The Edaphobacter bradus genome window above contains:
- a CDS encoding metallophosphoesterase gives rise to the protein MPGSRGDNRSLFSRRQFILGSGVAAAGMVLYSGEIARHELDTVRQTIPIANLPAPFHDFRIVQLSDIHLDEFTEPFFLERVVKHINALKPDLVLLTGDFITRGSLTFLSSRHAAHRCAEILSTLTAPQVYAVLGNHDVAVDASLVIGALGSFRIPVLVNQHVPIERNDARLWLCGAEDPGTSHPDLDLTVPAKPDGPVILMAHEPDYADTVVEHPRGPLVDLMLAGHSHGGQIRLPFAGALILPPMGQKYVEGHFRFNQMQLYVNRGLGTVGLPFRLNCPPEVTVLTLQPA
- a CDS encoding 6-phosphofructokinase → MRIGILTGGGDCPGLNAVIRAVVRKGIYHYRDEFVGFMEGWRGVIDDVTMPLTLETTSGILQKGGTILRSSRTNVKKIPGGLEKCLEVIGRHKLDALIALGGDDTQSISLALSEKGVKCVGVPKTIDNDLSGTDACFGFDTAVTIATEAVDRLHSTAEAHNRVLVCEVMGRDAGWISITAGIAGGADAILVPEVPIDIEEVCRLLKYRHDHGKKFGIVVVAEGAMFPEGEQATQGKSVDSFGHVRLSGIGQALAEEIEKRTKFETRSVNLGHTQRGGTPSAYDRVLASRYGVKAIDLVHEGKFGRLVVLKGTEISDIPLADAIAKTRTVGQDLLDVMASLQPPKSAS
- a CDS encoding DNA-3-methyladenine glycosylase I; its protein translation is MKVIIRCSWAESDPLLRSYHDEEWGVPEYDSRSLWEKLMLDGFQAGLSWLTILRKREAFREAFHGFDPEAVARMSEADVKRLLADSGIVRSRAKIEATIGGARAYLKMRDEGEDFSVFVWGMAGGKPIRNKTGIVHAKTPLSEEMSKALKKRGFKFVGPVIVHAWMQATGVVDDHSPKCFRRHQA
- a CDS encoding helix-turn-helix domain-containing protein; the encoded protein is MAGMTQAAAREVMDIRQASEYLGISGDTLYRYASEGFIPAFKLGNRWRFKKSLLDAWMDEKSGVKPQAPAVVAPKQKKPAGRAR